The following proteins are co-located in the Bacillus pumilus genome:
- the mmgD gene encoding citrate synthase: MTEQLQYKPGLEDIVASETSISYLDVKQEEIVIRGYDLIELAQNKTYLETAYLLIYGRLPDAMEHHQFQQDISSQTNLHPTIQTILTKLPKTTHPMDAMRTCLSALAGYDEALHDRSEACQQARAVRLLGQLPAIVAGSYHILTKDATISPDQTKSYTETFLAMLTGRTPTEDEITAFDQTLTLYSEHELPNSTFAARVIASTHSDMYGAFTGAISSLKGDLHGGANEAVMHMLLEGKTTEGFLALIERKLAAKEKMMGFGHRVYMRKMDPRAALLKRSLKTLTESKGDTTLYDMCVAGEAYMKEKKNLYPNLDYYAAPIYYVLGIPISLYTPIFFAARASGLAAHVIEQHLHNRIFRPRVRYLGPRGLKVSNDDGKTEE; this comes from the coding sequence ATGACTGAACAATTGCAGTATAAACCGGGGCTTGAAGACATTGTGGCAAGCGAAACGTCCATTTCATACTTAGATGTGAAGCAAGAAGAAATTGTCATTCGCGGTTATGACCTCATCGAGTTGGCACAAAACAAGACATACTTAGAAACAGCCTATCTGCTCATTTATGGAAGATTACCAGATGCTATGGAACATCACCAATTTCAGCAAGACATTTCCTCACAAACAAACTTACATCCAACCATTCAAACCATTTTGACAAAGCTGCCAAAAACCACTCACCCCATGGATGCCATGAGAACTTGCTTATCTGCTCTTGCAGGGTACGATGAAGCATTACATGATCGATCAGAAGCGTGCCAACAAGCGCGTGCAGTTCGATTACTAGGCCAGCTGCCAGCCATTGTTGCTGGAAGTTATCACATTCTCACAAAAGACGCCACTATTTCTCCAGATCAGACCAAATCCTATACTGAAACCTTTTTAGCCATGTTAACTGGCCGGACTCCAACAGAAGACGAAATCACCGCTTTTGACCAAACGCTCACGCTTTATAGCGAACATGAGCTGCCAAATTCAACATTTGCTGCCAGAGTCATTGCATCTACTCATTCTGACATGTATGGCGCTTTTACTGGAGCGATCTCCTCATTAAAAGGTGACCTACACGGAGGAGCGAATGAAGCAGTCATGCACATGTTACTCGAAGGGAAAACAACAGAAGGTTTCCTTGCGCTCATTGAACGAAAATTAGCCGCAAAAGAAAAAATGATGGGCTTTGGCCACAGGGTATACATGAGAAAAATGGACCCGAGAGCCGCTCTTTTAAAACGATCGCTGAAAACGCTTACGGAGTCAAAGGGAGATACGACGCTATATGACATGTGTGTAGCAGGTGAGGCATACATGAAAGAGAAGAAAAACCTCTATCCGAACCTTGATTATTACGCAGCACCTATTTATTACGTGCTTGGAATTCCTATTTCCCTTTACACACCGATTTTCTTTGCGGCAAGAGCAAGCGGATTAGCTGCCCATGTCATTGAACAGCATTTGCATAATCGTATTTTTAGACCGAGGGT
- a CDS encoding DUF420 domain-containing protein, whose amino-acid sequence MKEQNQKPKNFTGIVVFLTIAINGLIALLFLMPKTDKFSHLDITFLPLLNAVMNSFTFIFLLSALIMIKQKNIKAHRRFIFAAFSTTLVFLISYVTYHSMAADTHFGGEGIIRPIYFFILITHIVLSAVIVPLALITLFRGAQMQVERHRKIARWTMPLWLYVSLTGVIVYIMISPYYS is encoded by the coding sequence ATGAAAGAACAGAATCAAAAACCAAAAAATTTCACTGGCATTGTTGTTTTCTTAACAATTGCCATAAACGGATTAATTGCTTTATTATTTTTAATGCCAAAAACAGATAAATTTAGTCATCTGGATATTACATTTCTGCCGCTACTCAATGCCGTGATGAATAGCTTTACGTTTATCTTTTTACTTTCAGCGCTTATCATGATTAAACAAAAGAACATTAAAGCGCATAGACGATTTATCTTTGCCGCTTTTTCAACAACACTTGTCTTCTTAATTTCGTATGTGACGTATCATTCAATGGCAGCTGATACACACTTTGGGGGAGAAGGGATTATTCGCCCGATCTACTTCTTTATTTTAATCACACATATCGTGTTATCTGCCGTCATTGTACCGCTTGCACTGATTACACTATTTAGAGGCGCACAGATGCAAGTCGAGCGTCACCGTAAAATTGCCCGATGGACAATGCCGCTTTGGCTCTATGTCAGTCTAACTGGCGTCATTGTGTATATCATGATTTCACCTTACTACAGCTAA
- a CDS encoding GNAT family N-acetyltransferase — MSILQETTKDVKTLEKELQQLQFQMYRMQENMKDISKKAKIIGIDQAKEDEWMIVSAIESADTCKIMLSDCEKAFRGQSDFSLIAEYPEEGKIHIADIKGPPDNGYGSICMKHLKEIAREQNIPVITGDLVKRDWNHVDRLIHFYEKHHFEVQINWKEQSGGIYWVDS, encoded by the coding sequence TTGTCAATCTTACAGGAAACAACCAAAGATGTGAAGACGTTAGAGAAAGAATTACAGCAATTGCAGTTCCAAATGTATCGAATGCAAGAAAATATGAAAGATATTTCGAAAAAAGCAAAGATCATTGGAATTGATCAAGCCAAAGAAGATGAGTGGATGATCGTCTCTGCCATTGAAAGTGCTGATACTTGTAAAATCATGTTAAGCGATTGTGAAAAAGCTTTTCGCGGACAATCTGATTTTTCCTTAATAGCAGAATATCCTGAAGAAGGAAAGATTCATATTGCCGATATTAAAGGCCCTCCAGACAATGGTTACGGCTCAATATGTATGAAGCATTTAAAAGAAATCGCAAGAGAACAGAACATTCCAGTGATTACTGGTGATCTCGTTAAAAGAGACTGGAATCATGTGGACCGCTTAATTCATTTTTATGAAAAACACCATTTTGAAGTCCAAATCAATTGGAAAGAACAAAGCGGAGGAATTTATTGGGTGGACAGCTAA
- a CDS encoding LysM peptidoglycan-binding and 3D domain-containing protein, whose protein sequence is MKKTIMSLVAVAAISTTAFGAQQASAKEITVKKGDTLWGISQKNDVSLKNLKGWNNLSTDMIYVGDKLTISSKEKTQEQYKVQKGDSLWKIAQKFNVSISDIKSWNNLNSDIIMIGSTLSVAGQSSAPVSSEPVQKQAPVQKEQTTKKAAPKKETAKAESSSASQSVQKAMTVTATAYTANDGGISGITATGVNLNKNPNAKVIAVDPNVIPLGSKVYVEGYGEAIAADTGGAIKGNKIDVHVPSKSQAKNWGVKSVKIKVLN, encoded by the coding sequence ATGAAGAAGACTATTATGTCCTTGGTTGCTGTTGCAGCAATCTCAACAACAGCATTTGGAGCGCAGCAAGCTTCTGCAAAGGAAATCACTGTGAAGAAAGGTGATACACTTTGGGGAATCTCTCAAAAAAATGATGTGTCTCTAAAGAACCTAAAGGGTTGGAACAATTTATCTACAGACATGATCTATGTAGGAGATAAATTGACAATCTCTTCAAAAGAGAAAACTCAGGAGCAGTACAAAGTCCAGAAGGGGGACAGCCTCTGGAAAATCGCTCAAAAATTCAATGTGTCAATTAGCGATATTAAGTCTTGGAATAACTTAAACTCAGATATAATTATGATTGGTTCAACACTAAGTGTTGCTGGTCAAAGCTCAGCTCCGGTAAGCTCAGAACCTGTTCAAAAACAGGCACCTGTCCAAAAAGAGCAAACAACGAAAAAAGCTGCTCCTAAAAAGGAAACAGCTAAAGCAGAATCATCTTCTGCTAGTCAAAGTGTTCAAAAAGCAATGACTGTAACAGCTACGGCTTATACAGCAAATGATGGTGGCATTTCAGGTATCACTGCAACAGGGGTAAACTTAAACAAAAACCCGAATGCAAAAGTCATTGCAGTAGACCCTAATGTCATTCCATTAGGAAGTAAGGTTTATGTTGAAGGCTACGGTGAAGCCATCGCAGCAGATACTGGCGGCGCAATTAAAGGTAACAAAATCGATGTACATGTACCAAGCAAATCCCAAGCAAAAAATTGGGGCGTAAAATCAGTCAAAATAAAAGTACTTAACTAG
- the recQ gene encoding DNA helicase RecQ has product MLEQAEALLKQYYGFDAFRQGQKQAIESIVSKQKDTVCIMPTGGGKSVCYQIPALMMEGTTIVVSPLISLMKDQVDALNEMGIRSSFLNSTLSAREMNERLKKCENGEYELLYITPERLQNERFFQLLNRLTIPFIAIDEAHCISEWGHDFRPSYRYIQECLNKLSKRPVIIALTATATKKVHQDICEQLGMNEQETIFTGFARENLSFQVIKGENSDRFITQYMKKNSRESGIIYTATRKEADNIYNRLKKQKIKAGVYHGGLDDDVREEQQNLFLNDHIQVMVATSAFGMGINKSNVRFVIHHQIPRDIESYYQEAGRAGRDGLESECILLFSPQGVRVQRFLIEQSTEDEVRYQHELLKLRQMVDYCHTEQCLQQFVMDYFDQSTSAPCQKCGNCLDEREREEVTREAQMVLSCTVRMNERFGKMMIAQVLAGSKNKKVLDLGFDRLPTYALMKRHSAQQISDFIEFLITEEYLHMSEGAYPTLKVTHKGKKVLVGQEAVYKKQAIKAEAIQENDALFERLRAVRMKLAREQGVPPFVVFSDQTLKEMSAVEPKTEEELLHIKGIGAQKREKYGDVFLEEIRLFIEKEKK; this is encoded by the coding sequence ATGTTAGAACAAGCAGAAGCACTTCTTAAACAATACTATGGCTTCGACGCCTTTAGGCAGGGACAGAAACAGGCCATTGAATCGATTGTGAGCAAACAGAAGGATACCGTCTGCATCATGCCGACAGGCGGGGGAAAATCGGTTTGCTACCAGATTCCTGCCCTTATGATGGAAGGAACGACGATCGTTGTTTCTCCGCTCATTTCTTTAATGAAAGATCAGGTTGATGCGTTAAACGAGATGGGGATACGATCGTCCTTTTTAAACAGCACACTGTCAGCACGTGAAATGAATGAAAGGCTGAAAAAATGCGAAAATGGGGAATATGAGCTGCTTTATATCACGCCTGAACGCTTACAAAATGAGCGCTTCTTTCAGCTGCTTAATCGGTTGACGATCCCCTTCATCGCTATTGATGAAGCGCACTGTATATCTGAGTGGGGGCATGACTTTAGGCCAAGCTATCGCTATATTCAAGAATGCTTAAACAAACTGTCAAAAAGGCCAGTGATTATCGCATTAACAGCTACGGCCACGAAGAAGGTCCACCAAGATATATGTGAACAGCTTGGCATGAACGAGCAAGAAACCATCTTTACTGGGTTTGCTAGAGAAAATTTGTCTTTTCAAGTGATCAAAGGAGAAAATAGTGACCGTTTTATCACACAATATATGAAGAAAAACAGCCGTGAGTCTGGCATTATTTATACAGCTACAAGAAAAGAAGCAGATAACATTTACAATCGCCTAAAAAAACAAAAGATCAAAGCTGGTGTTTATCACGGTGGATTAGATGACGATGTGAGGGAAGAGCAGCAAAACCTTTTTTTAAATGATCACATCCAGGTGATGGTCGCCACGTCTGCATTTGGCATGGGGATTAATAAGTCGAATGTACGTTTTGTAATTCATCATCAAATTCCAAGAGATATTGAAAGTTATTATCAAGAAGCTGGGCGCGCCGGCAGAGATGGTCTTGAAAGTGAATGTATTTTACTGTTTTCACCCCAAGGCGTACGAGTGCAGCGTTTTCTTATTGAACAGTCGACAGAAGATGAAGTGCGGTATCAGCATGAACTGCTTAAACTAAGACAAATGGTGGATTACTGTCATACCGAGCAGTGTCTACAGCAATTTGTCATGGACTACTTTGATCAATCAACAAGCGCCCCTTGCCAAAAATGCGGCAATTGCCTAGACGAGAGAGAGCGTGAAGAGGTTACAAGAGAAGCGCAAATGGTTTTATCGTGTACGGTTAGAATGAATGAACGATTCGGAAAAATGATGATTGCCCAAGTACTGGCAGGCTCTAAAAACAAAAAAGTGCTTGACCTTGGTTTCGACCGGCTTCCTACATATGCTTTAATGAAACGACATTCAGCCCAGCAAATTAGTGACTTCATCGAATTTTTAATTACAGAAGAGTATTTGCACATGTCTGAAGGGGCTTATCCAACGCTAAAGGTGACACATAAAGGAAAGAAAGTGTTAGTAGGACAAGAAGCTGTATATAAAAAGCAGGCGATCAAAGCAGAGGCCATTCAAGAAAACGACGCATTATTTGAGCGATTGAGAGCTGTGAGAATGAAGTTAGCGAGAGAGCAGGGCGTCCCGCCATTTGTTGTATTTTCAGATCAAACTTTGAAGGAAATGTCAGCAGTGGAGCCTAAAACGGAAGAAGAACTTCTCCATATTAAGGGTATCGGAGCTCAAAAAAGAGAGAAATACGGGGATGTTTTTTTAGAAGAAATTCGTTTATTTATCGAAAAAGAGAAAAAATAA